From a single Longimicrobium terrae genomic region:
- a CDS encoding class I SAM-dependent methyltransferase, with translation MTDVEERARRSLGTSGDAIYRMTERAVAARHAGRGTLVDVGCGAGRLWPFLRARFDRYVGVDVVRYDGFPQDGEFHALDLDRGDVPLPDGTGDVVCGVETIEHLENPRAFVRLLVRLAKPGGWVIVTTPNQHSLLSKSTFLLRGEHVHFQDSSYPAHITALLEADLRRIATEAGLAEIAVEYSASGRVPGTGSHWPSLLSNAWPRGFSDNLLLAGRRAER, from the coding sequence ATGACGGACGTGGAAGAGCGCGCGCGCCGCAGTTTGGGCACCAGCGGCGACGCCATCTACCGGATGACGGAACGGGCAGTGGCCGCGCGGCACGCCGGGCGCGGCACGCTGGTGGACGTCGGCTGCGGCGCGGGACGGCTGTGGCCCTTTCTGCGCGCCCGCTTCGACCGCTACGTGGGGGTGGACGTCGTCCGCTACGACGGCTTTCCGCAGGACGGCGAGTTCCACGCGCTGGACCTGGACCGCGGCGACGTTCCGCTGCCGGACGGCACCGGCGACGTGGTGTGCGGGGTGGAAACCATCGAGCACCTGGAAAACCCGCGCGCTTTCGTGCGCCTCCTCGTCCGCCTGGCGAAGCCCGGGGGATGGGTGATCGTCACCACGCCCAACCAGCACAGCCTGCTGAGCAAGAGCACCTTTCTGCTGCGCGGCGAGCACGTCCACTTTCAGGACTCCTCGTATCCCGCGCACATCACCGCGCTGCTGGAGGCCGACTTGCGCCGCATCGCCACCGAGGCCGGACTGGCGGAAATCGCCGTGGAGTACAGCGCGTCCGGCCGCGTTCCGGGGACGGGGAGCCACTGGCCGTCCCTGCTTTCCAACGCGTGGCCCCGCGGCTTCAGCGACAACCTTCTGCTGGCGGGGCGCCGTGCCGAACGCTGA
- a CDS encoding glycosyltransferase family 4 protein has product MAERRPWVIVAGDFVRTGGMDAANHALALYLARSGRETHVVAHRIADDLAAEPNVLFQPVRRPFGKHSLGFPLLDRTGRRVAAVLAARDPIVVANGGNCAAGNVVWLHYVHAAYEPVIAGRRMTGWWHAAARRAALADEARVTAKADLVIANSGLTARHAVDLLGAAEDRVHVVHYGADPDRMRPPTAEERTEARRALGWTDGRPVVAFIGALGDRRKGFDTLFAAWTRLAADPAWDARLAVAGTGGELEAWRARAADAGLADRIVFLGFQADVRTLLWAADAIASPTRYEAYGLAVQEALCCGLPALVSRAAGVAERIPAPLDGLLLADPDDAAELAGKLRGWREGMDGHRKAALALSARMRAWTWDHMAERIVEWAE; this is encoded by the coding sequence ATGGCGGAGCGGAGGCCGTGGGTGATCGTGGCCGGCGACTTCGTGCGGACGGGAGGGATGGACGCCGCCAACCACGCGCTGGCCCTGTACCTGGCCCGTTCCGGGCGCGAAACGCACGTCGTGGCGCACCGCATCGCGGACGACCTGGCGGCGGAGCCCAACGTGCTCTTTCAACCCGTGCGCCGGCCGTTTGGCAAGCACTCGCTGGGCTTTCCGCTGCTGGACCGCACGGGGCGGCGGGTAGCGGCGGTGCTGGCGGCGCGCGACCCCATCGTGGTCGCCAACGGCGGCAACTGCGCGGCGGGGAACGTGGTGTGGCTGCACTACGTCCACGCGGCGTATGAGCCCGTGATCGCGGGGCGGAGGATGACGGGGTGGTGGCATGCCGCCGCCCGCCGCGCGGCGCTGGCGGACGAGGCGCGGGTGACGGCAAAGGCGGATCTCGTCATCGCCAACTCCGGGCTGACGGCGCGGCACGCGGTGGACCTGCTGGGCGCGGCGGAGGATCGCGTGCACGTGGTCCACTACGGCGCGGACCCGGACCGCATGCGCCCGCCGACGGCGGAGGAACGCACGGAGGCCCGGCGCGCGCTGGGGTGGACGGACGGGCGGCCCGTGGTGGCCTTCATCGGCGCGCTGGGGGACCGGCGCAAGGGGTTCGACACGCTGTTCGCGGCGTGGACGCGGCTGGCGGCGGACCCGGCGTGGGACGCGCGGCTGGCGGTGGCGGGAACGGGCGGGGAACTGGAGGCGTGGCGGGCGCGCGCCGCGGACGCGGGATTGGCGGACCGCATCGTCTTTCTCGGCTTTCAAGCGGACGTGCGGACGCTGTTGTGGGCGGCGGACGCCATTGCCTCGCCCACGCGGTACGAGGCGTACGGGCTGGCCGTGCAGGAGGCCCTCTGCTGCGGTCTTCCGGCGCTGGTCAGCCGGGCGGCGGGTGTCGCGGAGCGCATTCCCGCGCCGCTGGACGGGCTGCTGCTGGCGGACCCGGACGACGCCGCGGAACTCGCGGGAAAGCTGCGCGGATGGCGGGAAGGGATGGACGGGCACCGGAAGGCCGCGCTGGCGCTTTCCGCCCGGATGCGGGCGTGGACGTGGGATCACATGGCGGAGCGGATCGTGGAATGGGCGGAATGA
- a CDS encoding FkbM family methyltransferase — translation MPNADALAPAPLWFRAARALIRQLPAGRFRAFNRLAGTGLPPFVDYLGPDAGGLAYRCDLRNLIARELCITGRYAPVETAMVRRLLPRGGVFVDVGANLGYFVLVGAAAVGAGGRVIALEPDPRMAAELEENVRRNALAQVAVVRAAASDHAGTATLSGYAEDGGNFGTSTLLGDGGGVTFDVPCAPLDDVLDERGVSAVDLVKVDVEGAEPWVLRGMRRGLAAGRYRSVLVELHPWTWTDRDATVREMVGLMRECGYTARMSESAPSATRRALYGGAGEAVSVPFDETTPLGDWPHVLWTRGGDAA, via the coding sequence GTGCCGAACGCTGACGCGCTGGCCCCCGCGCCGCTCTGGTTCCGCGCCGCGCGCGCCCTCATCCGCCAGCTTCCCGCGGGCCGCTTCCGCGCCTTCAACCGGCTGGCCGGTACGGGGCTGCCGCCCTTTGTGGACTACCTGGGTCCCGACGCCGGGGGGCTGGCCTACCGATGCGACCTGCGCAACCTGATCGCCCGCGAGCTGTGCATCACCGGCCGCTATGCCCCGGTGGAGACGGCCATGGTGCGGCGGCTGCTTCCGCGCGGCGGCGTGTTTGTGGACGTGGGCGCCAACCTGGGCTACTTCGTCCTCGTGGGCGCGGCGGCCGTGGGCGCGGGCGGGCGGGTGATCGCGCTGGAGCCGGACCCGCGCATGGCGGCGGAACTGGAGGAGAACGTGCGCCGCAACGCGCTGGCGCAGGTGGCCGTGGTCCGCGCCGCGGCGTCGGACCACGCGGGAACGGCCACGCTCAGCGGCTACGCGGAGGATGGCGGCAACTTCGGCACGTCCACCCTGCTGGGGGATGGCGGCGGGGTGACGTTCGACGTCCCCTGCGCCCCGCTGGACGACGTGCTGGACGAGCGCGGCGTCTCCGCGGTGGACCTGGTGAAGGTGGACGTGGAGGGCGCGGAGCCCTGGGTGCTGCGGGGAATGCGGCGCGGGCTGGCCGCGGGACGCTACCGCAGCGTGCTGGTGGAACTGCATCCCTGGACGTGGACGGACCGCGACGCCACCGTGCGCGAGATGGTGGGGCTGATGCGGGAGTGCGGATACACCGCGCGGATGAGCGAATCCGCCCCCAGCGCCACCCGCCGCGCCCTGTACGGCGGCGCGGGGGAGGCCGTCTCCGTTCCGTTCGACGAGACCACGCCGCTGGGCGACTGGCCGCACGTGCTGTGGACGCGGGGCGGGGACGCCGCGTGA
- a CDS encoding class I SAM-dependent methyltransferase, translated as MGGMNEARFDPVTACWICGERRLSPVARAIFEFSNYAGQDPELHAALTGESIDLVRCADCGFGQPAGLPSLPDYFGRMYDQRWSAEWLEAEFHDGTKDLIFHEVLRGLQRRVPPSERTLLDLGAHVGRLIHLAAQSGWRAEGIELNPRTSAYAEQATGLKVHRADLRDLVAEGRRYGAVTLVDVLEHIAEPVDALRGVHGVIAPGGWIAVKVPHGPNQLMKERIRGRVFRGYRPTVADNLVHVSHFTPRALRMAMEQAGFADIDIRPAVPVVPPQRPGMGRAARVAFLRGTAAVAAALPGGAKSPLAMNLQAYGRRV; from the coding sequence ATGGGCGGAATGAACGAGGCGCGGTTCGATCCCGTAACGGCGTGCTGGATCTGCGGCGAACGGCGGCTTTCTCCCGTCGCCCGGGCGATCTTCGAGTTTTCCAACTACGCGGGGCAGGATCCCGAACTGCACGCGGCGCTCACGGGCGAGAGCATCGACCTGGTGCGCTGCGCGGACTGCGGCTTCGGGCAGCCGGCCGGCCTTCCGTCGCTGCCGGACTACTTCGGGCGGATGTACGACCAGCGCTGGTCGGCGGAGTGGCTGGAGGCCGAGTTCCACGACGGCACCAAGGACCTCATCTTTCACGAGGTGCTGCGCGGGCTGCAGCGGCGCGTTCCGCCATCGGAGCGAACGCTGCTGGACCTGGGCGCGCACGTCGGGCGGCTGATCCACCTCGCCGCGCAGTCGGGGTGGCGCGCGGAGGGGATCGAACTGAACCCGCGCACCAGCGCGTACGCCGAGCAGGCAACGGGATTGAAGGTGCACCGCGCGGACCTCCGCGATCTGGTGGCGGAGGGGCGGCGCTACGGCGCGGTGACGCTGGTGGACGTGCTGGAGCACATCGCGGAGCCGGTGGATGCGCTGCGGGGCGTGCACGGGGTGATCGCGCCCGGCGGATGGATCGCGGTCAAGGTGCCGCACGGGCCCAATCAGCTGATGAAGGAGCGCATTCGCGGGCGGGTGTTTCGCGGATATCGTCCCACGGTGGCGGACAACCTGGTGCACGTCTCGCACTTTACGCCGCGCGCGCTGCGGATGGCGATGGAGCAGGCGGGCTTTGCGGACATCGACATCCGCCCCGCCGTCCCGGTCGTGCCGCCGCAACGTCCGGGGATGGGCCGCGCCGCCCGCGTCGCCTTTCTGCGCGGAACCGCCGCCGTCGCCGCGGCGCTGCCGGGAGGCGCCAAGTCGCCGCTCGCCATGAACCTGCAGGCGTACGGCCGCCGGGTGTAG